In Bernardetia litoralis DSM 6794, the genomic window CGCTATCAAGGAAGTGAGCGAAAAATTATTATTTTATCAATGGCAACTAATCACGCTGCACAAATGCGTTTTTTAGAATCTTTGAACACAAAAGAAACTGTCGATAAAAAACTAAATGTTGCTCTTAGTCGTGCCAAAGAACAGTTGATTTTATTAGGAAATCCACAAGTTTTGAAGACTGGAAAGTTTTATGGGAAGTTTTTGGAATGGGTGGAGAAAGAGAAACTACCTGAACCACAAGCAGGGTCATAAAGTAACGAAACAAAAAAGCCTAACCATTTAGAATGATTAGGCTTTTTTGTTTTACTTAAAAAAAGAACTAAGCTGCATTAGGTAATTCTGAATTACCAATTCTAACACGTTTTACATCGTGTTTGTAGAGTTCTTTTTTGTAAGTATTTGGAAACATCTTGACAACCTTATGGCTGACAAATTCTCCACAGTTTGGACAACGATATGAAACTCTATCGCCTTTTTTACGAGGTTCTATTATTTCAAAATCATTTGATGGGAACAATGCAAGTTGTTCAACCATAGGAAAAGAAATTGAAGATTCCTCTTTCTTTTCACATTTTTTTTCTGCAATTTTACAGAAACAATCATGTTTACGAATCATATTTATTATAGATTACGTGAATAAAATGTTCATACAAAGAGCGGTCACTCTTTAAATGAACCTAAATAAAGGCGATATCTCATTGAAGGTATTGCTTTTTTATTTGCATAAATTTTATTAACACCTTCTATTAGTAAAGCACCTTTATTTTTCTATCCTAAAGCTACGAAAATAATTTCATTTTTTTATATACTAAATGGTTTTATTTTAAACAAATTTAGTGTATAAGTTTTTGATTATGCTACTTTTTTTATATATTTGTAATAAAATAAGTGTTAAATGTATAGTGTTATGGTTTGATATTTTATTAATTATGCTACTTTTTTTTATCTATTTATAAAAAAATATGTAGTATTGTGTTTTATATTTTTAATAAATTTTAACATAATTAAAAGGCTAAATACGACCAATACGAATACCAAAAAGAAGTAATTAATTCCAATTTAGTTTTGTATAAAATGCAAGGAATAGACAATGGTATTTTGGTTATCTATAAATTTATGTTCAATAATCAAAAATGGATATTGGAGGAAATAGAAAATGCTTCTAATTGAAAATAATTTTATCATTTTCTTGCAAACTCAAAAAACTTTTGTAGATTTGTGCAAAGACAATCACAAAAACAAAAATATTGTCTATCAAAAAAACAGAATGAAAAACACAATTCTAAATATCACTTATCTATCTACTTCTGCAAATTCTGCATGGTGGTGGCACTATATCAAAGATATAGGCGATAAGTCGTGTCCATTCTGAACCTAAAAAATATAAAAGGAATACAGAAAATTATATCTTTGATTTATATACAAAAGACTTATCGCAAAAAAGTGATAAGTCTTTTTTTGTTTAAAAATAAAAAAACCAAACTCGCCGTTTTCGGTGTCCTCACCGACGACACATATACTAAAACCTATGAATTTCAAATTAAAAACCTTTACTCAAAAAATATTAGCTGATACGCTTACTCCTGTCGGAATCTATTTAAAGCTAAGAGATAAATATCCAATGAGTTTTTTGTTAGAATCTTCGGATTATCATGGCAATCAAAATGCCTTTACGTATATCTGTTGTGAGCCGATAGCGAATTTTAAGGTAGAAAATGAAACGATTTATCAGTCTTTTCCTAATGGAAGTACTACCGAAAAAGCGATTGAAAACCCAGCAGAAGTAACAGAAGCTCTTACAAAGTTTTCAAAGAGTTTTAAGGCAAAAAAGAGCAAAGAAAATTTTATTACAAACGGACTTTTTGGTTATACTACGTATGATGCTGTAAAATATTTTGAGAAAATAAAAACTCCAAAGGAAGAAAAACTCAAAATTCCATTAGTTCAATATCATGTTTTTAAATATGTAATTGCGATTAATCATTTTAAAAATGAACTTCATATTTTTGAACATCAATTAGAAAATCAAAATGGAGAAGAGAATGTACCAACATTCAAAAAAGTATTAGAAACACTGCAAAATAAAAATGCACCAACTTATACATTTAAAAAAGAAGGTGGCGAAACTTCAAATATGTCTGATGAGGATTATTTGGATAATGTAAATAAAGGAATTGCACATTGTAAGCGTGGCGATGTTTTCCAACTTGTGCTTTCAAGAAGATACAAACAAGAGTTTGAAGGAGATGATTTTAATGTTTATCGTGCTTTGCGTAGCGTAAACCCTTCGCCTTATTTATTTTATTTTGATTATGGAAATTTCAAATTAATGGGTTCTTCTCCAGAGGCTCAATTAGTTGTCAAAAATAGAAAAGCGACGATTCATCCAATAGCAGGAACATTCAAACGAACAGGAAATGATTCTGCTGATGCTGCATTGGCTGTTCAGCTTCAAAATGACCCAAAAGAAAATGCTGAACATGTAATGCTGGTAGATTT contains:
- a CDS encoding anthranilate synthase component I yields the protein MNFKLKTFTQKILADTLTPVGIYLKLRDKYPMSFLLESSDYHGNQNAFTYICCEPIANFKVENETIYQSFPNGSTTEKAIENPAEVTEALTKFSKSFKAKKSKENFITNGLFGYTTYDAVKYFEKIKTPKEEKLKIPLVQYHVFKYVIAINHFKNELHIFEHQLENQNGEENVPTFKKVLETLQNKNAPTYTFKKEGGETSNMSDEDYLDNVNKGIAHCKRGDVFQLVLSRRYKQEFEGDDFNVYRALRSVNPSPYLFYFDYGNFKLMGSSPEAQLVVKNRKATIHPIAGTFKRTGNDSADAALAVQLQNDPKENAEHVMLVDLARNDLSRNGTNVNVEVFREVQYFSHVIHLVSKVSGDLLPEVSPLQIAADTFPAGTLSGSPKPNALSLINTYEPENRSYYGGAVGFIGFNGDYNHAIMIRSFLSKENALYFQAGAGIVESSVPENELAEVGNKLAALRKALKLAEEIIN